From one Montipora capricornis isolate CH-2021 chromosome 10, ASM3666992v2, whole genome shotgun sequence genomic stretch:
- the LOC138019829 gene encoding uncharacterized protein isoform X1, which yields MSLVLFSGDAHFLLVVAVSLVLCLFLFLLVRAYGRNIRYRGKERQIQRPFIKGKRGPQTRRSPVLLGNLFTSVPSGSPPRRNQYALTGKNVNAVNSLFANGKPPIRIIDRDFLGNVITSVHQQRRKSLSPLVMKKSTPQRSVEPNVLYKCQPPQEHSNENHDCGKDDSAVACIVYPEEDDACAKLIVPENHIKTDKRAHSTAAIHNRVTYPSTSTAAYISVKQVPTTCSCTSNLKVPQGDLGQSKNIVNDSVPSTTRAKAPGNAHQCKTLWAHSCDHKELAQKASEGDPHKTPMSVKSNTADKFEYVRLQGTGNVTTSIKKLFSFNKTNNKKDDCRDSLDKIHREPERKSRRKKGKKGSKGIIDQEESDACKHKVSKGNDIVKNASKTEVLCMLCGIKLSKPQCFYSLGSLCTDGEFCETDSDDVNRHPVGDIDDFPPQTDVQSHHDTGYTSSDDFENDNGLLKDCCPGGEWNKPETDSYDGDYESDNNGSGERLDKMSDDMALKPFASVGEPIPIKDYALREWKSETTTSIAMKKGYESILLRTKCQHLRQIRGDNYCAIRAVLFQILAGEQTNLNLFAPEKMTRLENIPSSLAAVDHWSFANRLPVAQSEVVKTLEKFLAFFSDQIRKIHDISSQPERIESVLSLLNNEPEEFKMLEATKLLMYDAAVQLFRKFNKREDVPVFSLLLFARDSCESPRDLLVNHLNRTGDTGGLEQVEMCLLGFALGVVIQVFRPSQVDKEDFIAYYPPLDDVAKYTPTVTLVAEDDRHYNVVM from the exons TTTACCAGTGTGCCTTCTGGAAGTCCTCCAAGGAGAAATCAATATGCATTAACTGGGAAAAATGTGAATGCAGTGAATAGTCTGTTTGCTAATGGTAAACCTCCAATCAGGATCATAGATAGAGATTTCCTTGGTAATGTTATTACTTCAGTTCACCAGCAGCGAAGGAAGAGTTTATCACCATTAGTAATGAAGAAGAGCACACCACAAAGAAGCGTAGAACCAAATGTGCTCTACAAATGCCAACCTCCACAAGAACATAGCAATGAAAATCATGACTGTGGAAAAGATGACTCAGCAGTGGCTTGTATTGTATATCCAGAGGAAGATGACGCTTGTGCCAAATTGATTGTTCCCGAAAACCATATAAAAACAGACAAACGTGCACATTCTACTGCAGCTATTCATAATCGTGTTACTTACCCTTCAACATCTACGGCAGCATACATCAGTGTAAAGCAGGTACCGACAACATGTAGTTGTACCTCAAACCTAAAAGTTCCTCAAGGTGATTTGGGCCAATCAAAGAACATTGTTAATGACAGTGTCCCGTCAACAACAAGGGCTAAAGCTCCAGGAAATGCTCACCAATGTAAAACTCTTTGGGCCCATAGCTGTGACCATAAAGAGTTGGCACAGAAGGCAAGTGAAGGGGATCCTCACAAGACTCCTATGTCGGTCAAGAGCAACACGGCAGATAAATTTGAATATGTCCGTCTTCAGGGTACTGGAAATGTGACTACCagtattaaaaaattattttcatttaataaaacaaacaataagAAGGATGACTGCAGAGACAGTTTAGATAAAATTCATCGAGAACCTGAAAGGAAATCACGCcgaaaaaaggggaaaaaggGCTCAAAGGGAATTATTGATCAAGAAGAGTCTGATGCATGCAAACATAAAGTTTCCAAAGGAAATGACATTGTTAAAAATGCTTCAAAAACTGAAGTGCTGTGCATGTTGTGTGGCATCAAACTGTCGAAACCACAGTGCTTCTACAGCCTTGGTTCATTATGTACAGATGGGGAATTCTGTGAGACAGACTCTGATGATGTTAATCGTCATCCTGTTGGAGACATTGATGACTTTCCCCCTCAAACTGACGTACAGAGTCATCATGATACTGGATACACCAGTAGTGATGACTTTGAGAATGACAATGGTCTATTGAAAGATTGCTGCCCAGGTGGAGAGTGGAACAAACCAGAAACAGATAGTTACGATGGAGATTATGAAAGCGATAATAATGGAAGTGGTGAGCGACTGGATAAGATGAGTGACGACATGGCTTTGAAGCCATTTGCTTCGGTTGGAGAGCCTATTCCCATAAAAGACTATGCTTTGCGAGAATGGAAGAGTGAGACAACAACATCAATAGCCATGAAAAAG GGGTATGAAAGCATTTTGTTACGCACCAAGTGTCAGCATCTTCGTCAAATCCGAGGAGATAATTATTGTGCTATAAGGGCAGtgctgtttcaaattttagctgGAGAACAGACCAACTTGAATCTGTTTGCACCTGAAAAGATGACCAGACTTGAAAAT ATTCCTAGTTCACTTGCTGCAGTTGATCATTGGAGTTTTGCCAACAGGTTACCTGTTGCACAAAGTGAAGTTGTtaagacacttgaaaaattcttGGCCTTCTTTAGTGACCAG ATCCGCAAGATACACGACATCTCAAGTCAACCCGAACGGATAGAATCTGTTCTTTCACTGCTTAATAACGAACCTGAAGAGTTCAAGATGCTGGAAGCCACTAAACTCCTGATGTATGATGCCGCTGTTCAGTTGTTTAGAAAGTTCAACAAACGGGAAGATGTGCCTGTATTTTCATTGCTCTTATTTGCACGTGACTCGTGCGAATCTCCGCGCGATTTGCTTGTCAATCATCTGAATAGAACAGGGGATACTGGTGGACTAGAGCAG GTGGAGATGTGTTTGCTTGGCTTTGCTCTCGGTGTAGTAATACAGGTCTTTCGGCCATCACAAGTGGATAAGGAAGATTTCATTGCCTATTACCCTCCTTTGGACGACGTGGCAAAATACACACCTACAGTGACATTAGTGGCAGAGGACGATAGACACTATAATGTTGTCATGTAA
- the LOC138019829 gene encoding uncharacterized protein isoform X2, which produces MQDAHFLLVVAVSLVLCLFLFLLVRAYGRNIRYRGKERQIQRPFIKGKRGPQTRRSPVLLGNLFTSVPSGSPPRRNQYALTGKNVNAVNSLFANGKPPIRIIDRDFLGNVITSVHQQRRKSLSPLVMKKSTPQRSVEPNVLYKCQPPQEHSNENHDCGKDDSAVACIVYPEEDDACAKLIVPENHIKTDKRAHSTAAIHNRVTYPSTSTAAYISVKQVPTTCSCTSNLKVPQGDLGQSKNIVNDSVPSTTRAKAPGNAHQCKTLWAHSCDHKELAQKASEGDPHKTPMSVKSNTADKFEYVRLQGTGNVTTSIKKLFSFNKTNNKKDDCRDSLDKIHREPERKSRRKKGKKGSKGIIDQEESDACKHKVSKGNDIVKNASKTEVLCMLCGIKLSKPQCFYSLGSLCTDGEFCETDSDDVNRHPVGDIDDFPPQTDVQSHHDTGYTSSDDFENDNGLLKDCCPGGEWNKPETDSYDGDYESDNNGSGERLDKMSDDMALKPFASVGEPIPIKDYALREWKSETTTSIAMKKGYESILLRTKCQHLRQIRGDNYCAIRAVLFQILAGEQTNLNLFAPEKMTRLENIPSSLAAVDHWSFANRLPVAQSEVVKTLEKFLAFFSDQIRKIHDISSQPERIESVLSLLNNEPEEFKMLEATKLLMYDAAVQLFRKFNKREDVPVFSLLLFARDSCESPRDLLVNHLNRTGDTGGLEQVEMCLLGFALGVVIQVFRPSQVDKEDFIAYYPPLDDVAKYTPTVTLVAEDDRHYNVVM; this is translated from the exons TTTACCAGTGTGCCTTCTGGAAGTCCTCCAAGGAGAAATCAATATGCATTAACTGGGAAAAATGTGAATGCAGTGAATAGTCTGTTTGCTAATGGTAAACCTCCAATCAGGATCATAGATAGAGATTTCCTTGGTAATGTTATTACTTCAGTTCACCAGCAGCGAAGGAAGAGTTTATCACCATTAGTAATGAAGAAGAGCACACCACAAAGAAGCGTAGAACCAAATGTGCTCTACAAATGCCAACCTCCACAAGAACATAGCAATGAAAATCATGACTGTGGAAAAGATGACTCAGCAGTGGCTTGTATTGTATATCCAGAGGAAGATGACGCTTGTGCCAAATTGATTGTTCCCGAAAACCATATAAAAACAGACAAACGTGCACATTCTACTGCAGCTATTCATAATCGTGTTACTTACCCTTCAACATCTACGGCAGCATACATCAGTGTAAAGCAGGTACCGACAACATGTAGTTGTACCTCAAACCTAAAAGTTCCTCAAGGTGATTTGGGCCAATCAAAGAACATTGTTAATGACAGTGTCCCGTCAACAACAAGGGCTAAAGCTCCAGGAAATGCTCACCAATGTAAAACTCTTTGGGCCCATAGCTGTGACCATAAAGAGTTGGCACAGAAGGCAAGTGAAGGGGATCCTCACAAGACTCCTATGTCGGTCAAGAGCAACACGGCAGATAAATTTGAATATGTCCGTCTTCAGGGTACTGGAAATGTGACTACCagtattaaaaaattattttcatttaataaaacaaacaataagAAGGATGACTGCAGAGACAGTTTAGATAAAATTCATCGAGAACCTGAAAGGAAATCACGCcgaaaaaaggggaaaaaggGCTCAAAGGGAATTATTGATCAAGAAGAGTCTGATGCATGCAAACATAAAGTTTCCAAAGGAAATGACATTGTTAAAAATGCTTCAAAAACTGAAGTGCTGTGCATGTTGTGTGGCATCAAACTGTCGAAACCACAGTGCTTCTACAGCCTTGGTTCATTATGTACAGATGGGGAATTCTGTGAGACAGACTCTGATGATGTTAATCGTCATCCTGTTGGAGACATTGATGACTTTCCCCCTCAAACTGACGTACAGAGTCATCATGATACTGGATACACCAGTAGTGATGACTTTGAGAATGACAATGGTCTATTGAAAGATTGCTGCCCAGGTGGAGAGTGGAACAAACCAGAAACAGATAGTTACGATGGAGATTATGAAAGCGATAATAATGGAAGTGGTGAGCGACTGGATAAGATGAGTGACGACATGGCTTTGAAGCCATTTGCTTCGGTTGGAGAGCCTATTCCCATAAAAGACTATGCTTTGCGAGAATGGAAGAGTGAGACAACAACATCAATAGCCATGAAAAAG GGGTATGAAAGCATTTTGTTACGCACCAAGTGTCAGCATCTTCGTCAAATCCGAGGAGATAATTATTGTGCTATAAGGGCAGtgctgtttcaaattttagctgGAGAACAGACCAACTTGAATCTGTTTGCACCTGAAAAGATGACCAGACTTGAAAAT ATTCCTAGTTCACTTGCTGCAGTTGATCATTGGAGTTTTGCCAACAGGTTACCTGTTGCACAAAGTGAAGTTGTtaagacacttgaaaaattcttGGCCTTCTTTAGTGACCAG ATCCGCAAGATACACGACATCTCAAGTCAACCCGAACGGATAGAATCTGTTCTTTCACTGCTTAATAACGAACCTGAAGAGTTCAAGATGCTGGAAGCCACTAAACTCCTGATGTATGATGCCGCTGTTCAGTTGTTTAGAAAGTTCAACAAACGGGAAGATGTGCCTGTATTTTCATTGCTCTTATTTGCACGTGACTCGTGCGAATCTCCGCGCGATTTGCTTGTCAATCATCTGAATAGAACAGGGGATACTGGTGGACTAGAGCAG GTGGAGATGTGTTTGCTTGGCTTTGCTCTCGGTGTAGTAATACAGGTCTTTCGGCCATCACAAGTGGATAAGGAAGATTTCATTGCCTATTACCCTCCTTTGGACGACGTGGCAAAATACACACCTACAGTGACATTAGTGGCAGAGGACGATAGACACTATAATGTTGTCATGTAA
- the LOC138019829 gene encoding uncharacterized protein isoform X3, whose amino-acid sequence MKKSTPQRSVEPNVLYKCQPPQEHSNENHDCGKDDSAVACIVYPEEDDACAKLIVPENHIKTDKRAHSTAAIHNRVTYPSTSTAAYISVKQVPTTCSCTSNLKVPQGDLGQSKNIVNDSVPSTTRAKAPGNAHQCKTLWAHSCDHKELAQKASEGDPHKTPMSVKSNTADKFEYVRLQGTGNVTTSIKKLFSFNKTNNKKDDCRDSLDKIHREPERKSRRKKGKKGSKGIIDQEESDACKHKVSKGNDIVKNASKTEVLCMLCGIKLSKPQCFYSLGSLCTDGEFCETDSDDVNRHPVGDIDDFPPQTDVQSHHDTGYTSSDDFENDNGLLKDCCPGGEWNKPETDSYDGDYESDNNGSGERLDKMSDDMALKPFASVGEPIPIKDYALREWKSETTTSIAMKKGYESILLRTKCQHLRQIRGDNYCAIRAVLFQILAGEQTNLNLFAPEKMTRLENIPSSLAAVDHWSFANRLPVAQSEVVKTLEKFLAFFSDQIRKIHDISSQPERIESVLSLLNNEPEEFKMLEATKLLMYDAAVQLFRKFNKREDVPVFSLLLFARDSCESPRDLLVNHLNRTGDTGGLEQVEMCLLGFALGVVIQVFRPSQVDKEDFIAYYPPLDDVAKYTPTVTLVAEDDRHYNVVM is encoded by the exons ATGAAGAAGAGCACACCACAAAGAAGCGTAGAACCAAATGTGCTCTACAAATGCCAACCTCCACAAGAACATAGCAATGAAAATCATGACTGTGGAAAAGATGACTCAGCAGTGGCTTGTATTGTATATCCAGAGGAAGATGACGCTTGTGCCAAATTGATTGTTCCCGAAAACCATATAAAAACAGACAAACGTGCACATTCTACTGCAGCTATTCATAATCGTGTTACTTACCCTTCAACATCTACGGCAGCATACATCAGTGTAAAGCAGGTACCGACAACATGTAGTTGTACCTCAAACCTAAAAGTTCCTCAAGGTGATTTGGGCCAATCAAAGAACATTGTTAATGACAGTGTCCCGTCAACAACAAGGGCTAAAGCTCCAGGAAATGCTCACCAATGTAAAACTCTTTGGGCCCATAGCTGTGACCATAAAGAGTTGGCACAGAAGGCAAGTGAAGGGGATCCTCACAAGACTCCTATGTCGGTCAAGAGCAACACGGCAGATAAATTTGAATATGTCCGTCTTCAGGGTACTGGAAATGTGACTACCagtattaaaaaattattttcatttaataaaacaaacaataagAAGGATGACTGCAGAGACAGTTTAGATAAAATTCATCGAGAACCTGAAAGGAAATCACGCcgaaaaaaggggaaaaaggGCTCAAAGGGAATTATTGATCAAGAAGAGTCTGATGCATGCAAACATAAAGTTTCCAAAGGAAATGACATTGTTAAAAATGCTTCAAAAACTGAAGTGCTGTGCATGTTGTGTGGCATCAAACTGTCGAAACCACAGTGCTTCTACAGCCTTGGTTCATTATGTACAGATGGGGAATTCTGTGAGACAGACTCTGATGATGTTAATCGTCATCCTGTTGGAGACATTGATGACTTTCCCCCTCAAACTGACGTACAGAGTCATCATGATACTGGATACACCAGTAGTGATGACTTTGAGAATGACAATGGTCTATTGAAAGATTGCTGCCCAGGTGGAGAGTGGAACAAACCAGAAACAGATAGTTACGATGGAGATTATGAAAGCGATAATAATGGAAGTGGTGAGCGACTGGATAAGATGAGTGACGACATGGCTTTGAAGCCATTTGCTTCGGTTGGAGAGCCTATTCCCATAAAAGACTATGCTTTGCGAGAATGGAAGAGTGAGACAACAACATCAATAGCCATGAAAAAG GGGTATGAAAGCATTTTGTTACGCACCAAGTGTCAGCATCTTCGTCAAATCCGAGGAGATAATTATTGTGCTATAAGGGCAGtgctgtttcaaattttagctgGAGAACAGACCAACTTGAATCTGTTTGCACCTGAAAAGATGACCAGACTTGAAAAT ATTCCTAGTTCACTTGCTGCAGTTGATCATTGGAGTTTTGCCAACAGGTTACCTGTTGCACAAAGTGAAGTTGTtaagacacttgaaaaattcttGGCCTTCTTTAGTGACCAG ATCCGCAAGATACACGACATCTCAAGTCAACCCGAACGGATAGAATCTGTTCTTTCACTGCTTAATAACGAACCTGAAGAGTTCAAGATGCTGGAAGCCACTAAACTCCTGATGTATGATGCCGCTGTTCAGTTGTTTAGAAAGTTCAACAAACGGGAAGATGTGCCTGTATTTTCATTGCTCTTATTTGCACGTGACTCGTGCGAATCTCCGCGCGATTTGCTTGTCAATCATCTGAATAGAACAGGGGATACTGGTGGACTAGAGCAG GTGGAGATGTGTTTGCTTGGCTTTGCTCTCGGTGTAGTAATACAGGTCTTTCGGCCATCACAAGTGGATAAGGAAGATTTCATTGCCTATTACCCTCCTTTGGACGACGTGGCAAAATACACACCTACAGTGACATTAGTGGCAGAGGACGATAGACACTATAATGTTGTCATGTAA